One window of Phycisphaeraceae bacterium genomic DNA carries:
- the rho gene encoding transcription termination factor Rho has product MNLGDLPSDEELEREGIELERIAKSADPAALKNAISINELQLKEIDDLFRVAEKEGLTEFHQLTKQDLIFKILKARAAKQGLMFGEGTLEIMPDGFGFLRSPEQSYLPGPDDIYVSPGVIRRLGLRRGMTVRGMVRPPKESERYFALLRVESVNGKDPKAIANIVNFEDLTPLHPEKRYVLETTPDEIECRVMDLVAPVGKGQRALIVAPPRTGKTVLMQKMTKAITKNYPDVKIIVLLVDERPEEVTDFKRHCAAKNVEVVASTFDEQSHRHVQVCEMVIEKAKRMVEFGEDVVILLDSITRMARAYNAEMPHSGKIMTGGLDSNALQRPKKFFGAARYIERGGSLTIIGTALVDTGSKMDEVIFEEFKGTGNSELHLDRKLVEKRIWPAIDVAASGTRREELLLDGKELELVHRLRKVLSDMNVVEAMELLKGRLKKVKTNAEFLMTMALG; this is encoded by the coding sequence ATGAACCTGGGCGATCTGCCCAGCGATGAGGAACTCGAACGCGAAGGAATCGAACTCGAGCGCATCGCCAAGAGCGCCGATCCCGCGGCACTCAAGAACGCCATCAGCATCAACGAGCTCCAACTGAAGGAAATCGACGACCTGTTCAGGGTCGCCGAGAAGGAAGGGCTGACGGAATTCCATCAGCTGACCAAGCAGGATCTGATCTTTAAGATCCTCAAGGCGCGTGCCGCCAAGCAAGGCCTGATGTTCGGTGAGGGAACGCTCGAGATCATGCCGGACGGTTTCGGATTCCTGCGCAGCCCCGAGCAGAGCTATCTGCCCGGACCGGACGACATTTACGTCAGCCCGGGCGTGATCCGGCGGCTCGGACTGCGGCGGGGCATGACCGTTCGCGGCATGGTGCGACCGCCCAAGGAGAGCGAACGCTACTTCGCGCTGCTGCGCGTCGAGAGCGTGAACGGCAAGGACCCGAAGGCGATCGCAAACATCGTGAACTTCGAGGATCTGACACCTCTGCATCCCGAGAAGCGCTATGTGCTGGAAACCACGCCGGACGAGATCGAGTGCCGCGTGATGGACTTGGTCGCGCCGGTGGGCAAGGGCCAGCGCGCGTTGATCGTCGCGCCTCCCCGCACGGGCAAGACCGTGCTGATGCAGAAGATGACCAAGGCGATCACGAAGAACTATCCGGATGTGAAGATCATCGTCCTGCTGGTGGACGAGCGCCCGGAAGAAGTGACCGACTTCAAGCGCCACTGCGCCGCGAAGAACGTGGAAGTGGTCGCGAGCACGTTCGATGAACAGAGCCACCGCCACGTGCAGGTGTGCGAGATGGTGATCGAAAAAGCCAAGCGCATGGTGGAGTTCGGCGAGGATGTGGTCATCCTGCTCGACTCGATCACGCGCATGGCACGCGCGTACAACGCCGAGATGCCGCACTCGGGCAAGATCATGACCGGCGGTCTCGACAGCAACGCGCTGCAGCGCCCCAAGAAGTTCTTCGGCGCCGCCCGCTACATCGAACGGGGCGGATCGCTGACGATCATCGGCACGGCGCTCGTTGATACCGGTTCGAAGATGGACGAAGTCATCTTCGAAGAGTTCAAGGGAACCGGCAACAGCGAACTTCACCTCGACCGCAAGCTCGTGGAAAAGCGCATCTGGCCGGCGATCGACGTTGCCGCGTCGGGAACCCGGCGCGAGGAACTGCTGCTCGACGGCAAGGAACTGGAGCTGGTTCACCGCCTCCGCAAGGTGCTGAGCGACATGAACGTCGTCGAGGCGATGGAATTGCTGAAGGGGCGCTTGAAGAAAGTGAAGACCAACGCCGAATTCCTGATGACCATGGCGCTCGGTTGA
- a CDS encoding protein kinase: MPKCPSCSLEVPPAAKFCPSCGGSMVPGASQKSGSEDAQDMLQTAVSMPPISPVTQRPADQAAATRPANPTLPPTQPGMSVPPGVGSAPSMVGQENPMRGAVPPRDERMAQTVPSPTHGSSPPGSSTPMAAVSAIAMPVSEVAAAPIPVPAGGAGSVRATSGTSIFAGAELGRFVPGTVFGQRYRIIGRLGKGGMGDVYRADDIKLGQPCAMKFLPEQLGQDRAALIRLFNEVKIARAVSHPNVCRVYDLGEEGAQHFISMEYVDGEDLSSLLRRIGRLPGDKALQIARQLAAGLAAAHEKGVLHRDLKPANVMVDGRGHVRIMDFGLAGLAEELKGDTGRAGTPAYMAPEQLAGRGVTAKSDVYAIGLLFYEIFSGKPVFRPESMQDLARMHKQPIPALSSVVPDVDPGVEKVIMKCLERDPDLRPASALTVANLLGGDALTAALAAGETPSPELVAASGSRGALTPAIAAALVLSCVLAIFGAASLNTKVKLFATQRMEYAPLTLADKARDALKQLGHSNRGVDSVFGIEEIRVETPEGQSPVRPTMRFWYRESDRPFPPGAGGIVSRLDPPPAASGERDVLMDLKGNVIEVTAPIATGSLTSASASPAALPEQELSRIVKLTDAAPDKLRAIDSADFVPASFSTGRYSYEGQRASASRASASSPVRVDVATVGNAVTYLSVRDGTAPLVAPEAKKLESAGDSNWIVAATVGLVLLAVHGVLIWMAVWSLRQGKADRKGATRLAIATFAIQSLVWLCRAHFSSDPETVPDTVIPALSFAAWLSVIVWMLYVGLEPIIRKRWPTSLVSWSRLLTGQWRDPRVGRDLLIGVLTGTVWVLAVQGLAYWQSTPAAPAALPINELTLLGPLPALSVVFSSLVAAILLTLSLTFLCTLPRFLLGNHAAASAAVFGLLAVFFAWTMMVQTGTGGSPVVGVAGLLAGAIAGLVLTRLGLLTLLSAFFIAGVLGSFPLSLVGGWTIAASLAAIGIAIAVALYGAYASLGLHLPRARAV; this comes from the coding sequence ATGCCCAAATGCCCGTCATGCTCGCTCGAAGTGCCGCCGGCCGCGAAGTTCTGCCCCTCGTGCGGGGGCTCGATGGTTCCCGGCGCCAGCCAGAAATCGGGGAGCGAGGATGCTCAGGACATGCTGCAGACGGCGGTTTCCATGCCGCCGATCTCGCCCGTGACGCAGCGCCCCGCCGACCAGGCCGCGGCAACCCGCCCCGCGAATCCCACGTTGCCTCCCACCCAGCCCGGAATGTCGGTACCACCCGGAGTCGGCTCGGCTCCGTCGATGGTCGGACAGGAAAACCCAATGCGCGGAGCTGTTCCGCCGCGTGACGAGCGGATGGCTCAAACCGTGCCGAGCCCCACGCACGGTTCGTCCCCGCCGGGTTCGAGCACGCCGATGGCAGCGGTTTCCGCGATTGCGATGCCGGTGTCGGAAGTCGCCGCCGCTCCGATTCCGGTCCCCGCCGGCGGAGCGGGCTCGGTCCGCGCCACATCGGGAACTTCGATCTTCGCTGGCGCCGAACTCGGGCGCTTCGTTCCGGGCACGGTCTTCGGCCAGCGCTACCGGATCATCGGCCGGCTGGGCAAGGGCGGCATGGGCGACGTGTATCGCGCCGATGACATCAAGCTCGGCCAGCCGTGCGCGATGAAGTTTCTGCCCGAACAGCTCGGTCAGGATCGCGCGGCGCTGATCCGCCTGTTCAACGAAGTGAAGATCGCGCGCGCGGTGAGCCACCCGAATGTGTGCCGCGTGTACGACCTGGGCGAAGAAGGCGCGCAGCACTTCATCTCGATGGAATATGTGGACGGCGAAGACCTGTCGAGCCTGCTTCGCCGAATCGGAAGATTGCCCGGCGACAAGGCTCTGCAGATCGCGCGGCAACTCGCGGCCGGCCTCGCGGCGGCGCACGAGAAAGGCGTGCTCCACCGCGATCTCAAGCCAGCGAACGTGATGGTCGACGGGCGCGGCCACGTCCGCATCATGGACTTCGGCCTCGCGGGGCTCGCGGAAGAACTCAAGGGCGATACCGGGCGCGCGGGAACACCGGCGTACATGGCGCCCGAGCAACTCGCGGGGCGAGGCGTCACCGCGAAGAGCGACGTCTACGCGATCGGGCTTCTTTTCTACGAGATCTTCAGCGGCAAGCCGGTCTTCCGGCCCGAGTCGATGCAGGACCTCGCGCGGATGCACAAGCAGCCGATCCCGGCGCTCTCCTCGGTCGTGCCGGATGTCGATCCGGGCGTCGAGAAGGTGATCATGAAGTGCCTCGAGCGCGATCCGGATCTGCGTCCGGCTTCGGCGCTCACCGTCGCGAACCTGCTCGGGGGCGATGCGCTCACGGCGGCCCTCGCGGCGGGCGAGACCCCGAGCCCGGAACTCGTCGCGGCATCGGGCTCGCGCGGCGCGCTCACACCCGCGATCGCCGCGGCACTCGTGCTCTCGTGCGTGCTGGCGATCTTCGGCGCCGCTTCGTTGAATACCAAGGTGAAGCTCTTCGCCACGCAGCGCATGGAGTACGCGCCGCTCACGCTCGCCGACAAGGCGCGCGACGCGCTCAAGCAACTCGGCCACAGCAACCGAGGCGTGGACAGCGTGTTCGGGATCGAAGAGATCCGCGTCGAAACTCCCGAGGGTCAATCGCCCGTTCGCCCGACGATGCGATTCTGGTATCGGGAGAGCGATCGGCCGTTCCCGCCCGGTGCGGGCGGAATCGTCAGCCGGCTCGATCCCCCGCCCGCGGCATCGGGCGAGCGCGACGTCCTCATGGATCTCAAAGGCAACGTGATCGAAGTCACGGCGCCGATCGCCACGGGCTCGCTGACGTCGGCTTCGGCTTCGCCGGCGGCGCTCCCCGAGCAGGAACTCTCAAGAATTGTGAAGTTGACGGATGCGGCGCCGGACAAGTTGCGCGCGATCGACTCCGCGGACTTCGTGCCTGCTTCGTTTTCAACCGGTCGATACTCGTACGAAGGACAGCGGGCTTCGGCCAGCCGCGCGTCCGCCAGTTCTCCGGTTCGCGTCGATGTCGCGACGGTCGGAAATGCTGTGACGTATCTCTCGGTGCGCGATGGAACCGCACCGCTGGTGGCGCCCGAGGCGAAGAAGCTTGAATCAGCCGGCGACTCGAATTGGATCGTCGCGGCAACAGTTGGTCTCGTCTTGCTCGCGGTGCACGGCGTCCTGATCTGGATGGCGGTGTGGAGCCTGCGTCAGGGCAAGGCCGACCGCAAGGGCGCGACAAGGCTGGCGATCGCGACGTTTGCCATTCAATCGCTCGTTTGGCTGTGCCGGGCTCACTTCTCGAGCGATCCCGAAACTGTCCCCGACACCGTGATCCCGGCGCTCTCGTTCGCGGCATGGCTTTCGGTGATCGTTTGGATGCTCTATGTCGGGCTGGAACCGATCATCCGCAAGCGCTGGCCGACCAGCCTGGTGAGCTGGAGCCGGTTGCTCACCGGACAATGGCGCGACCCGCGCGTCGGGCGCGATCTTCTCATCGGCGTGCTCACCGGGACGGTATGGGTTCTCGCGGTGCAGGGGCTCGCCTATTGGCAGAGCACACCGGCGGCGCCCGCGGCACTACCGATCAACGAACTCACGCTGCTCGGACCGCTGCCGGCGCTCTCAGTGGTTTTCTCATCGCTCGTCGCCGCGATCCTGCTGACGCTGTCACTGACGTTCTTGTGCACGCTGCCGAGATTCCTGCTCGGGAATCATGCCGCGGCGAGCGCGGCGGTCTTCGGCCTTCTCGCGGTGTTCTTCGCGTGGACGATGATGGTGCAGACCGGAACCGGCGGTTCACCGGTTGTCGGCGTCGCGGGCCTGCTGGCGGGGGCGATCGCCGGGCTCGTGCTGACGAGGCTCGGTCTGCTCACGCTGCTTTCCGCGTTCTTCATCGCCGGGGTACTCGGCAGTTTCCCTCTTTCCCTCGTCGGCGGATGGACCATCGCGGCATCGCTCGCGGCGATCGGGATTGCGATCGCGGTGGCGCTCTACGGCGCGTACGCCAGCCTCGGGCTGCATCTGCCGCGGGCAAGAGCGGTGTGA
- the hpt gene encoding hypoxanthine phosphoribosyltransferase: protein MVADVESVLIDRTQIALRVHDLGRELAKDLQEELKRENDPDGHGRIVFVPILTGALVFTADLIRELTLKLSLRVVAVSSYPGASVESKGAKLAGELPKDLGGKHVVIVDDILDSGQTLGLIDDLIRAQKPASIRICVLLKKPPEVRKREVKAHYVGFDIPNEFVVGYGLDYDGFYRNLPYIGVLKPEAIGR, encoded by the coding sequence ATGGTGGCAGATGTCGAAAGTGTTCTGATCGATCGCACGCAGATCGCGCTGCGCGTTCACGACCTCGGGCGTGAACTCGCCAAAGACCTGCAGGAAGAACTCAAACGCGAGAACGATCCGGACGGTCACGGGCGCATCGTCTTTGTACCGATCCTCACCGGCGCGCTCGTCTTCACGGCCGATCTCATCCGCGAACTGACTCTGAAGTTGTCGCTGCGCGTCGTCGCGGTTTCGAGTTACCCGGGCGCGAGCGTCGAGAGCAAGGGCGCGAAACTTGCGGGCGAACTGCCGAAGGACCTTGGCGGCAAGCACGTCGTGATCGTGGACGACATTCTCGACAGCGGACAGACGCTCGGGCTGATCGACGACCTGATCCGAGCGCAGAAGCCCGCGAGCATCCGGATCTGCGTGCTGCTCAAGAAGCCGCCGGAAGTTCGCAAGCGCGAGGTGAAAGCGCACTACGTCGGCTTCGATATTCCAAATGAGTTCGTTGTCGGGTACGGGCTCGATTACGACGGCTTCTATCGAAACCTGCCGTACATCGGCGTTCTCAAGCCCGAAGCGATCGGGCGGTAA
- the coaE gene encoding dephospho-CoA kinase (Dephospho-CoA kinase (CoaE) performs the final step in coenzyme A biosynthesis.), giving the protein MTTFQSNPGERTILQIRPSLASIVLQPIRSIVVLVLGFALLWWFVPPTQNRSIGLSILLGLLILRVVWQAIWVACARYELTNERARSTVGVFSRFGVEIALSRVQNTFLSRSLLERLAGVGTIGIASAGTGGVEVIWSMVDSPHDVLASVRRALGASPGEAGLDDDSTEDAEVPKTKESGTTESHESRPIVLGLVGGIGAGKSAVAKEFESRGALILDSDSRAKAVLETPEARNTLASWWGPEILRDGKVDRKRVADIVFSDPAQRRKLESFVHPKLREGRRREIEAAAARGVRFIVIDAPLLLEAGVDEECDAVVFVDAPREQRLERVRDRGWDDAELSRRESAQMPLESKRSRSDYVVTNDGNLANLGENVANLIRNIQSARPLITPRS; this is encoded by the coding sequence ATGACGACGTTCCAATCCAACCCCGGTGAACGCACGATCTTGCAGATCCGTCCTTCCCTTGCGTCCATCGTTCTGCAGCCGATTCGCTCGATTGTCGTGCTGGTTTTGGGCTTTGCGCTGCTCTGGTGGTTTGTGCCGCCGACACAGAATCGCTCGATCGGGCTTTCAATTCTGCTCGGATTGCTGATCTTGCGCGTCGTGTGGCAGGCGATCTGGGTCGCGTGCGCGCGGTATGAACTGACGAACGAGCGCGCCCGCTCGACGGTCGGCGTTTTCTCGCGTTTCGGCGTCGAGATCGCGCTCTCGCGCGTGCAGAACACATTTCTTTCGCGATCGCTGCTCGAACGTCTCGCGGGGGTCGGCACCATCGGCATCGCATCCGCCGGCACGGGGGGCGTCGAGGTCATCTGGAGCATGGTCGACAGCCCGCACGACGTGCTCGCTTCGGTTCGAAGAGCGCTCGGCGCAAGCCCAGGTGAAGCGGGATTGGATGACGATTCGACCGAGGATGCTGAAGTACCCAAGACCAAGGAATCCGGGACAACCGAAAGTCACGAATCGCGCCCGATCGTCCTTGGTCTCGTCGGCGGCATCGGTGCCGGCAAGAGCGCCGTTGCCAAAGAGTTCGAGTCGCGTGGCGCGCTCATCCTTGATTCGGATTCGCGCGCGAAGGCGGTGCTCGAGACCCCCGAAGCACGCAACACGCTCGCCTCGTGGTGGGGGCCGGAAATCCTCCGCGATGGGAAAGTTGATCGCAAGCGCGTCGCCGACATCGTCTTTTCCGATCCCGCGCAGCGCCGAAAGCTGGAGTCGTTTGTTCATCCGAAGCTGCGCGAGGGCAGGCGTAGAGAGATTGAGGCTGCCGCCGCGAGGGGCGTCCGCTTCATTGTCATCGATGCGCCCCTGCTTCTCGAAGCCGGTGTGGACGAGGAGTGCGACGCGGTCGTGTTTGTGGATGCACCGCGCGAGCAACGGCTCGAGCGGGTGCGGGACCGCGGCTGGGATGATGCGGAGCTCTCTCGGCGCGAATCGGCGCAGATGCCTCTTGAATCAAAGAGAAGCCGAAGTGATTACGTTGTCACGAACGACGGAAACCTCGCGAATCTTGGGGAAAATGTCGCAAATCTGATCCGGAATATCCAATCCGCCAGACCCTTGATTACCCCGCGTTCGTAA
- the flgA gene encoding flagellar basal body P-ring formation protein FlgA produces MNRLVSMFGLLVAALGAPGVLRADTIELRSSARASIPVSLRDVAVLDGPEAVALGDLVVFEQTKDAKVSQVEISVDDLRAALNGAKSDIRWGRIALSGDSCSIRFITEKKEAPAVDAAPEAAPAPVVKAPAGPIWQVVADLKAESLRSAIASRLASFLKADPREVRVAFADSDNALLDTPSIGRTLDIQPTGLGAMVPVMIRVFEGERVVAAGTAKVRVEQKLHVVGATRALHRGDIVTGEFIFSENRWTTPGERLAAESSVVGSVVKNRLQPGELFLESDIEPAILVKRGDIVNLACLSGSIVMNTKARALASGRENEMIEFSPLSNSKSRVTARVVAPGQAVINAEETDDHVFQNKPVASAAPVSAHFAAAPKPIKASDQASVGAVTVQRVTTRPDGTFVVEAASKDPKKPVRKMKFLPFDEP; encoded by the coding sequence GTGAATCGCTTGGTTTCCATGTTCGGCCTGCTCGTCGCGGCGCTCGGCGCGCCGGGCGTGCTGCGCGCGGACACGATCGAGCTGCGTTCGTCCGCACGGGCCTCGATTCCCGTTTCGCTCCGCGATGTCGCGGTGCTCGACGGGCCCGAAGCGGTCGCGCTCGGCGATCTCGTCGTCTTCGAGCAAACCAAAGACGCCAAGGTCTCGCAAGTCGAGATTTCGGTCGATGATCTCCGTGCCGCGCTCAACGGCGCCAAGAGCGACATCCGCTGGGGCAGGATCGCGCTCAGCGGCGACTCGTGCTCGATCCGTTTCATCACGGAAAAGAAAGAGGCGCCCGCCGTCGACGCTGCCCCTGAGGCTGCGCCCGCTCCCGTGGTCAAGGCACCCGCCGGTCCGATCTGGCAGGTCGTCGCGGATCTGAAAGCAGAATCTCTGCGCAGCGCGATCGCTTCGCGGCTTGCAAGTTTTCTCAAAGCCGATCCACGCGAAGTTCGCGTCGCGTTCGCCGACTCGGACAACGCGCTGCTCGATACACCGTCGATCGGGCGGACGCTCGATATCCAGCCGACCGGGCTTGGTGCAATGGTCCCCGTGATGATCCGCGTTTTCGAGGGCGAGCGCGTCGTTGCCGCGGGGACCGCAAAGGTGCGTGTCGAACAGAAACTCCACGTCGTGGGCGCAACCCGCGCGCTCCACCGCGGCGACATCGTGACCGGGGAATTCATTTTTAGCGAAAACCGATGGACGACTCCCGGCGAGCGGCTCGCGGCGGAGTCCTCGGTGGTGGGCAGCGTCGTCAAGAATCGGCTCCAGCCGGGAGAACTTTTCCTCGAGAGCGATATCGAGCCCGCGATCCTGGTGAAGCGCGGCGACATCGTGAACCTTGCGTGCCTCTCCGGTTCGATCGTCATGAACACCAAGGCGCGCGCTTTGGCAAGCGGGCGCGAGAACGAGATGATCGAGTTTTCGCCTCTGAGCAATTCGAAGAGTCGCGTGACGGCGCGGGTCGTGGCGCCGGGACAGGCCGTGATCAACGCCGAGGAAACCGACGACCATGTTTTTCAGAACAAGCCCGTGGCGAGCGCGGCGCCGGTGTCCGCACACTTTGCGGCCGCTCCAAAGCCGATCAAGGCCTCCGATCAGGCGAGTGTCGGCGCCGTCACGGTGCAGCGCGTGACCACCAGGCCCGACGGCACTTTTGTTGTTGAGGCCGCTTCGAAAGATCCCAAAAAGCCCGTTCGCAAAATGAAATTCCTGCCGTTCGATGAGCCCTGA
- the flgG gene encoding flagellar basal-body rod protein FlgG encodes MAMVALQSSATALSALNTALDVTANNLANMNTVGFKASRTNFEDLLYLHKQQPGVENAIGDKSPTGIQVGLGVKVSSTQLDFTEGAPLQTGRPLDMQIDGFGFFQVQVEPSLGNTAYTRAGNFALNADREIVMANNQGRRLEPVITIDPNATAISIDNSGRVYATIAGSTQPQLQGQIQLATFPNPGGLLQIGENLYTETNGSGPPVTGEPGTDQRGQIRQGFLENSNVDPTREMIDLIRTQRAFEFNSQVIRAADDSLRTVSQLRR; translated from the coding sequence ATGGCAATGGTCGCTCTGCAATCGTCGGCAACGGCACTTTCCGCGCTCAATACGGCGTTGGACGTGACGGCCAACAACCTCGCGAACATGAATACGGTGGGTTTTAAAGCCAGCCGCACGAACTTCGAAGATCTGCTTTACCTTCACAAGCAGCAGCCCGGCGTCGAAAACGCGATCGGTGACAAGTCGCCCACCGGAATCCAGGTCGGTCTCGGCGTCAAAGTCTCCAGCACGCAACTTGACTTCACCGAGGGCGCACCACTTCAGACCGGCCGCCCGCTCGACATGCAGATTGATGGTTTCGGTTTCTTCCAGGTTCAGGTCGAGCCGAGCCTCGGCAACACGGCGTACACGCGCGCCGGGAACTTCGCGCTCAATGCCGATCGCGAAATCGTGATGGCGAACAACCAGGGCCGCCGCCTGGAACCGGTGATCACGATCGATCCGAACGCCACCGCCATTTCCATCGACAATTCCGGACGCGTCTACGCGACCATCGCCGGCAGCACGCAGCCGCAGCTCCAGGGACAGATCCAGCTCGCCACGTTCCCGAATCCCGGCGGCCTGCTCCAGATCGGCGAGAATCTGTACACAGAGACCAACGGCTCCGGCCCGCCTGTCACGGGAGAGCCGGGGACCGATCAGCGCGGGCAGATCCGACAGGGCTTTCTCGAAAACTCGAACGTGGATCCGACGCGCGAGATGATCGATCTGATCCGAACGCAGCGCGCGTTCGAGTTCAACAGCCAGGTCATTCGCGCCGCGGACGATTCGCTCCGCACGGTTTCGCAGTTGCGCCGCTGA
- a CDS encoding flagellar basal body L-ring protein FlgH, whose translation MRSAVMSLSLMACLSTTASAQSLLRDEQRAGQPMSPTQPVASASGQASAAPLYAAAPPPESSATASAQPLQDFSLFYVTAPKPKSYVKNDLITILIDEQSTSTTTADADQEKKLNFNASLEHFIDLTQLYGLRLQTSPRSPIAQVDLNANPKWKAQGSYDRADKLAAKITATIIDIKPNGVLVLEAKKTVTKDNEVTTIVLTGNVRTADVTTSNTVLSSQLADLIVSMHNEGDVRDSTNKGWIPRLLDTVFAF comes from the coding sequence ATGCGTAGCGCCGTAATGAGCTTGAGTCTGATGGCGTGCCTGAGCACGACCGCGAGCGCGCAGAGTCTGCTACGCGACGAACAGCGCGCAGGGCAGCCCATGTCCCCGACGCAGCCCGTTGCGTCCGCGAGCGGGCAGGCGTCTGCCGCTCCGTTGTACGCCGCGGCACCCCCTCCCGAATCTTCGGCCACCGCGAGTGCGCAGCCGCTTCAGGATTTCAGCCTGTTCTATGTCACGGCCCCCAAGCCCAAGAGCTACGTGAAGAACGACCTCATCACAATCTTGATCGATGAACAAAGCACCAGCACGACCACCGCCGATGCCGATCAGGAAAAGAAGCTCAATTTCAACGCCTCGCTCGAGCATTTCATCGACCTGACGCAGTTGTACGGGTTGCGACTCCAGACTTCGCCCCGCAGCCCGATCGCGCAGGTCGATCTCAACGCCAACCCCAAGTGGAAAGCGCAAGGCAGTTATGACCGCGCGGACAAGCTCGCCGCGAAGATCACCGCGACGATCATCGACATCAAGCCGAACGGCGTGCTCGTTCTCGAAGCCAAGAAGACCGTGACCAAGGACAATGAAGTCACTACGATCGTGCTGACCGGAAATGTCCGCACGGCGGATGTTACGACGAGTAACACGGTCCTCTCGAGCCAGCTCGCCGATCTGATCGTGAGCATGCACAACGAGGGCGACGTGCGCGACTCCACCAACAAGGGCTGGATCCCGCGATTGCTCGACACTGTGTTCGCGTTCTGA